One window of Macrococcus sp. 19Msa1099 genomic DNA carries:
- the murD gene encoding UDP-N-acetylmuramoyl-L-alanine--D-glutamate ligase — MKHIQKYQGKKVLVLGLGKSGYETAKLLYRLGAQVTINDGKDVSQTEQYRELTEMGITIIGGHHPLSLLENTTLIVKNPGIPYTLPLIEQAQTLNIPIITEVELAYEITESSIIGITGTNGKTTVTSLIGDMFKSHQHAGLLCGNIGFVASKVAQNAGAHDTLVMELSSFQLMGIQEFRPHIALITNIYSAHLDYHGNQQNYTDAKMQIIKNQTSEDYLIFNDKQRTLLQKYDIKSKVVYFSTDEKVEGAYIDQNKVYFYDEFIIDVEDIVLPGIHNLENVLASIAAAKLAGIDNIHICDTLKTFEGIKHRLQFVTETDGVKYYNDSKATNTLATSFALDSFQHPIHWLAGGLDRGNGFEELDTHIHHVKRMYIFGETTEKLTAFAAQHHIPCTICKDVTDAVIKTASYVEQGEVVLLSPACASWDQYPTYEVRGEHFISQVKLI, encoded by the coding sequence ATGAAACATATACAAAAGTATCAAGGGAAAAAGGTGCTCGTTCTCGGACTTGGAAAAAGTGGCTATGAAACAGCGAAACTGCTGTATCGTCTTGGGGCACAAGTTACGATCAATGACGGTAAAGATGTTTCTCAGACAGAGCAATATCGCGAACTGACAGAGATGGGCATTACTATTATCGGAGGCCATCATCCCCTTTCATTGCTTGAAAATACGACGCTCATTGTCAAGAATCCAGGTATTCCTTACACATTACCGTTAATAGAACAAGCACAAACATTGAATATTCCTATCATTACTGAAGTAGAATTAGCTTATGAAATTACCGAAAGCTCCATTATCGGTATTACGGGTACAAATGGTAAGACGACTGTTACATCCCTCATTGGAGATATGTTTAAATCACATCAACATGCAGGGTTACTATGTGGGAACATTGGTTTTGTAGCTTCGAAAGTCGCTCAGAATGCAGGCGCTCATGATACGCTTGTTATGGAATTATCATCGTTCCAGTTGATGGGAATTCAAGAATTCAGACCGCATATTGCGCTCATTACGAATATTTATTCCGCTCATCTGGATTACCATGGTAATCAGCAGAACTATACTGATGCTAAGATGCAGATTATTAAAAATCAGACCAGTGAAGATTACCTTATATTCAATGATAAGCAACGTACATTGTTGCAAAAATATGATATAAAGTCCAAGGTCGTCTATTTTTCTACTGACGAAAAAGTAGAAGGTGCGTATATAGATCAAAACAAAGTATATTTCTATGATGAATTTATCATCGATGTGGAAGACATCGTTCTGCCAGGCATACATAACCTTGAAAATGTGCTGGCAAGTATTGCGGCTGCAAAACTTGCAGGCATAGATAACATTCATATTTGTGATACATTAAAGACGTTTGAAGGGATTAAACATCGTCTGCAGTTTGTAACTGAGACAGATGGGGTGAAGTATTACAATGATTCTAAGGCCACGAATACATTAGCAACAAGCTTTGCGCTCGATTCATTCCAGCACCCGATTCATTGGCTTGCAGGGGGACTGGATAGAGGGAATGGGTTTGAAGAATTAGACACACACATTCATCATGTGAAGCGAATGTATATTTTTGGAGAAACAACTGAAAAACTTACAGCTTTTGCAGCGCAGCATCATATCCCTTGTACGATATGCAAAGATGTGACAGATGCAGTGATTAAAACTGCATCATATGTTGAACAAGGTGAGGTAGTGCTGCTCAGTCCGGCATGTGCCAGCTGGGACCAATATCCTACGTACGAAGTAAGAGGAGAACACTTTATCAGTCAGGTCAAATTAATTTAG
- a CDS encoding FtsQ-type POTRA domain-containing protein produces MMEDKIIHTPRFDEQGRMRRKKRQRLQLFIFLSIVAIVSLILIYMFTSISYVKKISVNDTLINSTKTIKEKSGIQPKARIYSLDTKQIVSNIEYLDGVKSVTVRRHFPNVVSINVEEYDVLGVVKDGEHYHPALENGQILHKHNYAEPSEVPLLNNFSSKALNQLVKVLRASDDEIINQISEINFIPKAEASNRVQFYMKNGLEVIGDMRTIDNKLNYFPAMASKLKKDSNGRILKPGIIDLEVGAVFIPYESKQAEERRIELEAAMEERSQKDKAELEKSVEKLKKELNQVKKNS; encoded by the coding sequence ATGATGGAGGATAAAATTATTCATACACCCCGTTTTGATGAACAAGGAAGAATGCGCAGAAAGAAACGTCAGAGACTGCAGCTATTTATCTTCTTAAGCATTGTTGCAATCGTGTCTTTGATTCTTATCTATATGTTCACGAGTATCAGCTATGTAAAGAAAATATCAGTTAATGATACGTTGATTAACAGTACAAAGACAATCAAAGAGAAATCAGGTATTCAACCTAAAGCGCGTATCTACAGTCTGGATACGAAACAAATTGTGTCAAATATTGAATATCTTGATGGGGTAAAATCAGTTACTGTCAGACGTCATTTTCCGAATGTAGTCAGTATCAATGTAGAAGAATATGATGTGCTTGGTGTTGTAAAGGATGGTGAGCACTACCATCCTGCACTGGAGAATGGACAGATTCTACATAAGCATAATTACGCTGAGCCATCAGAAGTACCCCTTCTAAATAATTTTAGCAGTAAGGCGCTGAATCAGCTTGTTAAAGTTTTACGTGCCTCTGATGATGAAATCATCAATCAAATTTCAGAGATTAACTTTATACCGAAAGCAGAAGCTTCTAACCGCGTCCAGTTCTATATGAAAAATGGACTGGAAGTTATCGGTGATATGCGTACCATCGACAACAAACTGAATTACTTCCCGGCGATGGCAAGTAAACTCAAAAAAGATAGTAACGGTCGAATACTGAAACCAGGTATTATCGATCTTGAGGTCGGAGCAGTATTTATCCCCTATGAATCGAAGCAAGCCGAGGAAAGAAGAATTGAATTAGAAGCAGCGATGGAAGAACGCTCTCAAAAAGATAAAGCTGAGCTTGAAAAATCTGTAGAAAAACTGAAGAAAGAGTTAAATCAGGTCAAAAAGAACAGCTAA
- the ftsA gene encoding cell division protein FtsA, translated as MEEHYYVSIDIGSSSVKVVVGEKFHNGINVIGTGQTFTTGIKNGMIDDFDVAQHAIKDTIKKAQIASGIEIQDVFLKMPIIYSEIHDVVHEIKFEGASTEITGEHIEDVLDGIRAKNASKDIEIIGVYPKMFKVDDLHEVTDPKEMVATQSLAVDAGVITIERSVLINILKCVESSGVHVLDVYSDAYNYQHILSPTEIELGTCVIDIGDQLTQVAYYERGTLFDADHVQIAGSDITEDISEELNITFDEAEKVKEQYGHAFYDLASEQDVFNVTQIDAESPVSFSQKDLSDIIEGTAEEIFLEVFELLQEMGLNKINGGFVLTGGTSNMLGIKELLSDMVSEKVRIHIPQQMGIRKPEFTSAISTINSGIVFDELLDYVTINNHDVPSETEEQPVEAEPKKSALDGLFKRKKDNVETRVYTSKEETKAAPAESHQDALDNDEEKPSMMKRIMKSLFD; from the coding sequence ATGGAAGAACATTATTACGTATCAATTGATATCGGTTCATCGAGTGTAAAAGTAGTGGTAGGAGAAAAGTTTCACAATGGCATTAATGTGATAGGTACAGGCCAGACTTTTACTACAGGTATTAAAAATGGAATGATTGATGATTTTGATGTCGCACAGCATGCGATTAAAGATACAATTAAAAAGGCACAGATTGCCTCAGGAATTGAAATTCAGGATGTTTTCTTAAAGATGCCAATTATCTATTCTGAAATTCATGATGTAGTGCATGAAATTAAATTTGAGGGTGCTTCAACTGAAATAACAGGTGAACATATTGAAGATGTTCTGGATGGCATTCGTGCTAAGAATGCTTCAAAAGATATTGAGATTATCGGTGTCTATCCAAAGATGTTTAAAGTCGATGATCTGCATGAAGTAACGGATCCAAAAGAAATGGTTGCGACACAAAGCCTGGCAGTAGACGCAGGCGTTATCACAATTGAACGCAGTGTACTTATCAATATCTTAAAATGCGTCGAAAGCAGTGGCGTGCATGTTCTGGATGTCTATTCTGATGCTTATAACTATCAGCACATCCTGTCACCGACCGAAATTGAACTTGGCACGTGTGTCATCGATATTGGTGACCAGTTAACGCAAGTGGCATATTATGAACGCGGTACATTATTTGATGCAGATCATGTTCAGATTGCAGGGAGTGATATTACTGAAGATATCTCTGAAGAACTGAATATTACATTTGATGAAGCTGAAAAAGTTAAAGAACAATATGGACATGCGTTCTATGACCTGGCGAGCGAACAAGATGTATTTAACGTTACGCAGATTGACGCCGAATCCCCTGTGAGTTTCAGTCAGAAGGATCTGAGCGATATTATCGAAGGTACAGCGGAAGAAATCTTCCTTGAAGTATTTGAATTACTGCAGGAAATGGGATTAAATAAAATTAACGGTGGCTTTGTACTTACAGGCGGAACCAGTAATATGCTCGGAATTAAGGAATTACTTTCAGATATGGTAAGCGAGAAGGTAAGAATTCATATTCCACAACAGATGGGCATTAGAAAGCCTGAATTTACTTCAGCAATCTCGACAATCAACAGCGGTATAGTATTTGATGAATTATTAGATTATGTTACAATTAATAATCATGATGTGCCTTCAGAAACAGAAGAACAACCGGTTGAAGCTGAGCCGAAGAAAAGCGCATTAGATGGATTATTCAAACGTAAGAAAGACAATGTTGAAACGCGTGTCTATACTTCTAAAGAAGAAACGAAGGCTGCACCAGCAGAAAGTCATCAAGATGCGCTTGACAATGATGAAGAAAAACCAAGTATGATGAAAAGGATAATGAAATCATTATTTGATTAA
- the ftsZ gene encoding cell division protein FtsZ, translating to MLEFEQGFNHLATLKVIGVGGGGNNAVNRMIDHGMNNVEFIAINTDGQALNLSKAESKIQIGEKLTRGLGAGANPEIGKKAAEESREQIEDAIQGADMVFVTAGMGGGTGTGAAPVVAKIAKEMGALTVGVVTRPFSFEGRKRQTQAAAGVEAMKAAVDTLIVIPNDRLLDIVDKSTPMMEAFKEADNVLRQGVQGISDLIAVSGEVNLDFADVKTIMSNQGSALMGIGVSSGENRAIEAAKKAISSPLLETSIVGAQGVLMNITGGESLTLFEAQEAADIVQDAADEDVNMIFGTVINPELQDEIVVTVIATGFNDKPTRSVSPASSFGHSAPAPEREVRNETPVQETRERQSNDEGLDVPSFIRDRGSRTRRSRR from the coding sequence ATGTTAGAATTTGAACAAGGCTTTAATCACTTAGCAACTTTAAAAGTTATCGGTGTTGGTGGAGGCGGTAACAATGCCGTCAACCGAATGATCGATCACGGTATGAACAACGTAGAATTTATTGCGATTAATACGGATGGCCAGGCTTTAAACTTATCTAAAGCTGAATCAAAGATTCAAATTGGTGAAAAGTTAACACGTGGACTTGGTGCAGGTGCAAACCCTGAAATCGGTAAGAAAGCCGCAGAAGAATCACGTGAACAAATTGAAGATGCAATCCAAGGAGCGGATATGGTATTCGTTACTGCTGGGATGGGTGGCGGAACAGGAACTGGTGCTGCACCTGTTGTTGCTAAGATTGCCAAAGAGATGGGGGCATTAACCGTTGGTGTTGTGACACGTCCATTCTCATTTGAAGGTCGTAAACGTCAGACACAGGCTGCTGCCGGTGTTGAAGCAATGAAAGCGGCAGTTGACACATTAATCGTCATTCCAAATGATCGTCTATTAGATATCGTTGATAAGTCAACGCCGATGATGGAAGCATTTAAAGAAGCGGATAACGTATTACGTCAAGGGGTACAAGGGATCTCAGATTTAATCGCGGTATCTGGGGAAGTGAACCTAGACTTCGCAGACGTTAAAACAATCATGAGTAACCAAGGTTCAGCACTGATGGGTATTGGTGTATCAAGCGGTGAAAACCGTGCAATCGAAGCAGCTAAAAAGGCAATCTCTTCTCCATTGCTTGAAACGTCAATCGTTGGTGCTCAAGGGGTTCTAATGAATATTACCGGCGGAGAATCATTGACTTTATTCGAAGCACAAGAAGCGGCAGATATCGTTCAGGACGCAGCTGACGAAGATGTAAATATGATTTTCGGTACGGTTATTAATCCGGAATTACAAGATGAAATCGTTGTAACAGTTATTGCAACAGGATTTAATGACAAACCGACACGTTCGGTATCTCCTGCAAGCTCATTTGGTCATTCAGCACCAGCACCTGAGCGTGAAGTGCGCAATGAAACACCCGTACAGGAAACAAGAGAGCGTCAATCAAACGATGAAGGACTAGATGTACCAAGCTTTATTCGAGATCGTGGTTCAAGAACACGTCGATCAAGAAGATAA
- the pgeF gene encoding peptidoglycan editing factor PgeF yields the protein MDIFKRKAVTFNYKDDEHIIGITGRNGGVSDYPELSLNMARYIEDAPENVSRNQQRVAQEINFDTSKWVFPIQKHGTHIKEVSLEDRGINITELTTALDDVDGLYTYDREVLLTMCFADCVPIYIYSVTDNFIALGHAGWRGTVGMITEKLINVYKGDKTHLHCVIGPSISGKAYVVNDEIRAKFMSLNLQLEDCFIPNGDMYEIELKEINRRIAQHAGIAASHIHVSQRCTSTGNEDFFSYRKEAGNTGRMLAYIGKRDDNGSQKES from the coding sequence ATGGATATATTTAAGAGAAAAGCTGTTACGTTTAACTATAAGGATGATGAACATATAATTGGTATTACAGGTCGCAATGGTGGTGTCAGTGACTATCCAGAGCTTTCTTTGAATATGGCAAGATATATAGAAGATGCACCAGAAAATGTATCTCGCAATCAACAGCGTGTTGCTCAAGAAATCAATTTTGATACTTCAAAGTGGGTCTTTCCAATTCAAAAGCACGGAACTCATATTAAAGAAGTTTCATTAGAAGACAGAGGGATAAATATTACTGAATTGACCACTGCCCTGGACGATGTGGATGGCCTCTATACATATGATAGAGAAGTATTATTGACCATGTGTTTTGCAGATTGTGTACCCATCTATATCTATAGTGTGACCGATAACTTTATCGCGCTCGGACATGCAGGTTGGCGTGGTACTGTAGGAATGATCACCGAAAAGCTCATTAATGTATATAAAGGTGATAAGACACATCTGCATTGTGTGATCGGGCCTTCGATTAGTGGCAAGGCATATGTCGTTAATGATGAGATTAGAGCAAAGTTTATGTCACTGAATCTCCAGCTGGAAGATTGCTTTATACCGAATGGTGATATGTATGAAATAGAGCTGAAAGAAATCAATAGGCGTATCGCGCAGCATGCTGGTATTGCCGCTTCGCATATCCATGTCTCACAGCGCTGCACCTCAACTGGAAATGAGGATTTCTTCTCATATCGAAAAGAAGCAGGTAATACCGGCAGGATGTTAGCTTATATCGGAAAGAGGGATGACAATGGAAGTCAGAAAGAATCTTGA
- a CDS encoding YggS family pyridoxal phosphate-dependent enzyme: MEVRKNLDTIKQEIESALQKSADHKAPTIIAVTKYVTIDRAKEAMEAGICHLGENRIEGFLEKREALGDATMHFIGTLQSRKVKEVINQVDYLHSLDRLSLAKEIDKRAEKTIKCFVQVNVSDEQSKHGIKRDEVMDFIHTLASYSQIEVVGLMTMAPADADESELRTYFKAMKQLQLKVQDAHLSYAPCTELSMGMSNDYQIAVEEGATFIRIGTKLVG, from the coding sequence ATGGAAGTCAGAAAGAATCTTGACACAATTAAACAGGAAATTGAAAGTGCACTTCAGAAATCTGCTGATCACAAAGCTCCGACTATTATTGCAGTGACAAAATATGTTACAATAGACCGAGCAAAAGAGGCGATGGAAGCAGGTATCTGTCATCTTGGCGAGAATAGAATTGAAGGCTTCCTGGAAAAGCGTGAAGCTTTAGGTGATGCGACGATGCACTTTATAGGCACATTGCAATCACGTAAAGTTAAGGAGGTCATCAATCAGGTGGATTATCTGCATTCACTTGACCGATTGTCTCTTGCAAAGGAAATTGACAAACGTGCTGAAAAGACGATCAAATGTTTTGTACAGGTAAATGTTAGCGATGAACAGAGTAAACACGGAATTAAGAGAGATGAAGTGATGGACTTTATTCATACTTTAGCATCTTATAGTCAAATTGAAGTGGTTGGCTTAATGACGATGGCGCCAGCAGATGCAGATGAATCAGAACTAAGAACATATTTTAAGGCGATGAAGCAGCTGCAGCTGAAGGTTCAGGATGCACACCTATCTTATGCACCATGTACAGAATTATCTATGGGCATGAGTAATGATTATCAGATTGCAGTAGAAGAAGGTGCGACGTTTATTCGTATTGGTACGAAGCTCGTCGGTTAG
- a CDS encoding cell division protein SepF, with protein sequence MAFKDVFKGFFAYEDEEDYVEEQSDKVREPAQKKVVKETYVPEKKVVRTESFQKQSKPKMKVNEEKVTKANVVNMHDDIMNVSSKVCLFEPRVFSDTQDIADELKNRRATLVNLQRIDKISAKRIIDFLSGTVYAIGGDIQRIGQDIFLCTPDNVEVAGTITEMLEAPEEENE encoded by the coding sequence ATGGCTTTTAAAGATGTATTTAAAGGATTCTTTGCATATGAAGATGAAGAAGATTATGTAGAGGAACAAAGTGACAAAGTAAGAGAACCTGCGCAAAAAAAGGTTGTCAAAGAAACTTATGTTCCTGAAAAAAAGGTTGTACGTACAGAAAGTTTCCAAAAACAATCGAAACCTAAGATGAAAGTGAATGAAGAAAAAGTGACGAAAGCGAATGTTGTCAATATGCATGATGATATAATGAATGTAAGCTCAAAAGTATGTTTGTTTGAACCGCGCGTATTCTCAGACACACAAGATATTGCAGATGAATTAAAGAATAGACGTGCAACGCTCGTAAATCTGCAGCGTATCGATAAAATATCAGCAAAGCGTATTATCGATTTCTTAAGTGGTACAGTGTATGCTATTGGCGGAGATATACAGCGTATCGGTCAGGATATCTTTTTGTGTACACCTGACAACGTTGAAGTGGCAGGTACGATAACAGAAATGCTAGAGGCACCAGAAGAGGAGAATGAATGA
- a CDS encoding YggT family protein, protein MSTYMIVYNLFNFLMLFLEIFYWGMIIYFFMSWLPGARESKIGRMMSKVYEPILEPFRRVIPPLGMFDVSSIAALIVLRFFMQGIAAIFNIILNSLA, encoded by the coding sequence ATGAGTACATATATGATTGTTTATAATCTATTTAATTTTTTAATGCTATTTTTAGAAATATTTTACTGGGGCATGATCATCTACTTTTTTATGTCATGGCTGCCAGGAGCAAGAGAATCAAAGATTGGTCGCATGATGAGTAAAGTATATGAGCCGATACTAGAACCCTTTAGAAGAGTGATTCCGCCACTAGGTATGTTTGATGTTTCGTCAATAGCGGCATTGATTGTTTTGCGCTTTTTCATGCAAGGCATCGCAGCGATATTCAACATCATATTAAACAGTTTGGCATAA
- a CDS encoding RNA-binding protein: MSIYQHFRYEEIETVKVLEDLVAQAKSQYAPILTHFLDPRQQFILTTLVNRTDLNVSFYGGSGERERVRALIYPEYYEAQQEDFEVSAFKVKYAQKFVTLTHRNVLGALMQLGFKREYLGDIIIGDELQIVIASHLNDYLVQHLTKLKGSTVKLIAIDADTLNEAVETYQSHHATVSSLRLDVVVAEMMRKSRAIAQKHIEAGHIKVNHVIIDKVSFVIASGDTLSIKGYGRAQLTEIGDLTKKNKNRITYKTLFNQ, encoded by the coding sequence ATGAGTATTTATCAGCATTTCAGATATGAAGAAATTGAAACTGTTAAAGTATTGGAAGACCTGGTCGCACAGGCAAAAAGCCAGTATGCACCAATACTCACGCACTTTTTAGATCCAAGACAGCAGTTTATTTTAACGACACTCGTCAACAGAACGGATTTAAACGTATCTTTTTATGGTGGAAGTGGCGAAAGAGAACGTGTCCGTGCACTCATTTATCCAGAATACTATGAAGCACAGCAAGAAGATTTCGAGGTCAGTGCCTTTAAAGTGAAATATGCACAGAAGTTTGTAACGTTAACCCATCGCAACGTTCTTGGTGCACTCATGCAACTTGGATTTAAACGTGAGTATCTCGGGGATATAATTATAGGTGACGAATTACAGATTGTAATTGCCTCTCATTTGAATGATTATCTAGTACAGCATCTGACAAAACTTAAAGGATCAACCGTAAAACTTATTGCGATAGATGCAGATACATTGAATGAGGCCGTTGAAACATATCAATCACATCATGCCACAGTTTCTAGTTTAAGGCTCGATGTGGTTGTTGCTGAAATGATGCGTAAATCAAGAGCGATAGCGCAAAAGCATATCGAAGCAGGTCATATTAAGGTAAATCATGTTATAATAGATAAAGTAAGCTTCGTTATTGCGTCTGGGGATACACTCTCAATTAAAGGCTATGGTCGTGCGCAGCTTACTGAAATAGGAGATTTAACGAAAAAGAATAAAAACCGAATTACATATAAAACATTATTTAATCAATAG
- a CDS encoding DivIVA domain-containing protein codes for MKYSPEEIKLKQFNVVHKGLNENEVRNYLEELSNELETLRREKKMLEQLIADKDENINRFKNVENTISDAILVAQRAGDEIKAAAGMQADVIIKDAKSHADLIVNDAMQKAREIAYQTEDMKRQSKIFRSRFQLLVEAQLDLLKTEDWDYLLNYELDTRPLQEDAAPQIDPAVNQGGGSVDKNEISEN; via the coding sequence ATGAAATATAGTCCAGAAGAAATTAAGTTAAAACAGTTCAACGTAGTACATAAAGGTCTGAATGAAAATGAAGTCCGTAACTATCTGGAAGAATTAAGCAATGAACTTGAAACATTACGTCGTGAAAAGAAGATGCTGGAACAGCTGATTGCTGATAAAGACGAGAATATCAATCGTTTTAAGAATGTAGAGAATACGATTTCTGATGCTATCCTAGTCGCACAACGTGCAGGCGATGAAATCAAGGCAGCTGCAGGCATGCAGGCAGATGTCATTATTAAGGATGCAAAAAGTCATGCCGATCTCATCGTGAATGATGCTATGCAAAAAGCGCGTGAAATTGCTTATCAGACAGAAGATATGAAGCGCCAATCTAAGATTTTCAGATCACGTTTCCAGCTGTTAGTTGAAGCGCAGCTAGACCTTCTTAAAACTGAAGACTGGGATTATTTGCTTAACTATGAACTGGATACACGTCCATTACAAGAAGATGCTGCCCCTCAAATAGATCCAGCTGTAAATCAAGGTGGCGGATCAGTAGATAAAAATGAAATTTCTGAAAACTAG